In Rutidosis leptorrhynchoides isolate AG116_Rl617_1_P2 chromosome 2, CSIRO_AGI_Rlap_v1, whole genome shotgun sequence, one genomic interval encodes:
- the LOC139889555 gene encoding probable indole-3-pyruvate monooxygenase YUCCA10: protein MKQETVVVIVGAGPAGIATSACLNRQSIPNIVLEREDCYASLWQQKAYDRLKLHLAKNFCELPHMSFPLDAPTFVPKNMFVEYLHNYVCHFNVDPLYQRSVESACYDNAARKWVVIANNKVSGLVEEYIGTFLVVATGENSQGFIPSIFGLDSFAGLVLHSSEYENGKKFEDKNVLVVGAGNSGMEIAYDLCNYGAKTSIVVRSPVHVLTKELVQLGMYMLKYFSCTSVDKVVLMLSNLLYGDLCDYGIQRPNKGPFFLKNETRRSPVIDVGTISKIKTGDIKVMKEIENIKGDQIKFINGVERQFDAIVFATGYRSTVRKWLQDDKGLFNENGMPKNKRPNHWKGEEGLYCVGFAGAGLFGISTDAKNVANDISQMISGN from the exons ATGAAACAAGAGACTGTTGTTGTGATCGTAGGAGCGGGACCGGCCGGTATTGCAACATCGGCCTGTCTCAATCGTCAATCTATCCCAAATATCGTTCTCGAAAGAGAAGATTGTTATGCTTCTTTATGGCAACAAAAAGCTTATGATCGTCTAAAGCTTCACTTAGCGAAAAACTTTTGTGAACTACCTCACATGTCATTCCCTCTAGATGCACCCACTTTTGTACCTAAAAATATGTTCGTTGAATACTTACATAATTATGTTTGTCATTTTAACGTTGACCCATTGTATCAACGTAGTGTTGAGAGTGCGTGTTACGATAATGCTGCGAGAAAATGGGTTGTTATTGCTAATAATAAGGTTTCTGGTTTAGTTGAAGAGTATATTGGAACATTTCTTGTAGTGGCAACAGGTGAAAATAGTCAAGGATTTATTCCTTCTATTTTCGGTTTAGATAGTTTTGCAGGATTGGTACTACATTCTAGTGAATACGAAAATGGTAAGAAATTTGAAGACAAGAATGTGCTTGTTGTTGGTGCTGGGAACTCGGGTATGGAAATCGCGTACGATTTGTGCAATTATGGTGCCAAAACATCTATCGTTGTTCGTAGCCCA gttcatgTGTTGACAAAGGAGCTTGTACAACTCGGAATGTATATGTTAAAATACTTTTCGTGCACTTCGGTGGACAAAGTTGTTTTGATGTTAAGTAACTTGTTGTATGGTGACCTTTGTGATTATGGAATACAAAGACCAAATAAAGGACCATTTTTCTTGAAAAATGAAACTAGACGATCCCCTGTCATCGATGTTGGAACGATTTCCAAGATCAAAACAGGAGACATTAAG GTAATGAAGGAAATTGAAAACATAAAAGGTGATCAAATTAAATTCATAAATGGTGTTGAGAGACAATTTGATGCAATTGTATTTGCTACCGGCTATAGAAGCACCGTGCGCAAATGGCTTCAG GATGACAAAGGTCTCTTCAATGAAAATGGAATGCCAAAAAATAAAAGGCCAAATCATTGGAAAGGTGAAGAAGGTTTATATTGTGTTGGATTTGCAGGTGCAGGATTGTTTGGTATATCAACTGATGCAAAGAATGTTGCTAATGACATTTCTCAGATGATTAGTGGAAATTAG